Genomic window (Desulfuromonas sp.):
GGAACAATGGCAGCAAAACCTCTGTGGATATGGATCGGGATCGTGGCGGCACTTCTGGCCGCCGGCTGCGCCGGCAACAAGCAACAGATGGCGCCCGCGAACTACGCCAGGGACCTCACCACCGGAATGGAGTTCGTGCTGGCCCCAGCGGGGTGCTTTCCCATGGGGGACCTGTGGGAGAGCGGAAGCAAAAGTGAAGGGCCGGTGCACGAGGTGTGCCTCGACGCCTTCTACATGGGCAAGTACGAGGTCACCCAGGGGCAGTGGAAAGCGGTGATGGGCGAGAACCCGGCCTATTTCCAGAAGGGCGACGACCATCCCGTGGAGCAGGTCTCCATCGACGACGCCCGGGAGTTCATCGAGAGACTGAATCGCAAAAGCGGCAGGGGCTACCGCCTGCCGACCGAGGCCGAGTGGGAATACGCCTGCCGCAGCGGGGGAAAAAGGGAGCCTTTCTGCGGCAGCGACCAGCCGTCGGAGGTGGCCTGGTTCGACCGCACCGGAGGGGGAAGCACCCAACCGGTCGGGCAGAAACGCCCGAACGGGCTGGGGTTGTTCGACATGAGCGGCAATGTGTGGGAATTCAGCTCCGACCTGTACGGGGAAGACTACTATGCAACCAGTCCCCGCAACAACCCCCAGGGCCCAGTTGAAGGTACCTACAGCGTCAAGCGCGGCGGAAGCTGGAGCATCAACCCCCGGTTCCTGCGCTCGACCGTCCGCGGCAGGACTGATTTCGACACCCGCCACTACTCCACCGGGTTCCGGATCGCCTTTCCCGCCGTCCCCTGAGCCTTCACCCTGTGGACGGACCGCTCCTTGTCCCGACACTGCAACGAGACAAGGAGTGGCCTCCCAGCCCGTTTCCCGTTGACGGAACCGTTCAAAATTGCTAGCGTACCGAGGTTATGAACATTTCTTACCGCAACATTGAACCCCGCTGGTGGCGCTGGACCGATACATAATCTGGTCCGGGCCCTCGCATTGATTGAGCCGCCACGGACCGCCCGGTCCGCGGTCCTGATAAAATGACAAAAGCCGCGGCCCTTGACCGCGGCTTTTTCGTATCCAATTACTGACAAAAGGAATCCGACATGCGCGTACTCTCGGGAATTCAACCTTCCGGCTCCCTGCACCTGGGCAACTACTTCGGCATGATGAAGAAGATGATCGAATACCAGGAGAAGGAGGAGCTCTTCTGCTTCATCGCCAACTACCACGCCCAGACGAGTCTCTCCGACGGCAAAAAGCTGGCCGTGGGGACCCTGGAGGCGGCGGCCAACTTCCTCGCCCTCGGCATGGACCCCGAGAAGAGCACTTTCTGGGTGCAGTCGGACGTGCCGGAGGTGCAGGAGCTGGCCTGGGTCCTCTCCAACTTCACCCCCATGGGGCTGCTCGAGCGCTGCCACAGCTACAAGGACAAGGTCGCCAACAAGATAAAGCCGAACCACGGCCTCTTCGCCTATCCGGTGCTGATGACCGCCGACATCCTGATGTTCCATAGCGACAAGGTCCCCGTCGGCAAGGACCAGAAGCAGCACGTGGAGGTGGCCCGGGACGTCGCCATCAAGTTCAACAACGAATACGGCGAAATCTTCACCCTCCCCGAGCCGGAGATCGACCAGGACGTGGCCACCGTCCCCGGCCTCGACGGCAGAAAAATGAGCAAGAGCTACGGCAACACCATCGACCTCTTCCTCGAGGAGAAGGCCCTGCGCAAGCAGATCATGCGCATCGTCACCGACCCGACCCCGGTGGAGGACCCCAAGGACCCGGACACCTGCAACGTCTTCCAGATCTACCGCCTGTTCGTGGACAAGGAGCAGGAGGCCGCCCTGCGCAGTCACTACGAGGCGGGTGGCCTGGGCTACGGAGAGGTGAAGCAGGAGCTGTTCGAGACCGTGCGCGACTTCTTCGCCCCCTATACCGAGCGGCGGAACGAACTGATCGCCGACAAGGACGGGTTGCGCAAGACCCTGGCGGCCGGCGCCGAGAAGGCCCGCTGGGCGGCGGCCAAGACCCTGCGCAAAGTGAGGAAGAAAACGGGGTTGACCTACTAAACACCTATTCGCCAAACCAAAGGAAAACGGGGAGCCCGGCGGGCTCCCCGTTTTCCTTTGGCTCTCCAGCTTGCACCCCCCGCCATCCCTGTCATAATTTCACTAGGCAGCAGGTCATTCACCTACGTCCCGGGAGGGTCTATGAGCGTTTATCGCAAGTGGTACTGCACCTGTGTCGGCAGTCCTGTCGAGCTCGACTACCAGGAGAAAATCGACGAGGAGGGGGACACCCAGCCCTCCTGCCGACGCTGCGGCGCCACCCCCTCCTCCGACCCGCGCAAGACCGTCATCTACCGTGACATCGAGGACTGGGAGGACTGACCCGGCTCACTCGTCGGAGGACCGGGTGAAAAGAACAAAAGCCATGGCAGGCCGCTTGCTCGCCTCGCGCATGGCTAACTGAACCCCTTCGAAGGTCCAGCCCTGCCCGGCCCACTCGTTGAGAATGTCCTCCAGGGTCTCATCGGTTACCAGGCTCGTTTCCACGACTTTGTAGCGTACCATCTGTCGCCCTCCCCCTCTTGCCGGCCCCGCAATCGGCCGATTCACTCCCCTATTCCCGATAGTCCACCGAACACATCCCCGCCACCGGGCACGCCACGCACCACTCTCCCCGTCTCCCCGTACACCCCTCGCTGATCCCCAGATGGGCCAGGGCGAAGTCGTAGCGGACGGGGTCGGTCGGATCGAGGCGGCGCAGGCTCTCGGTCACCTCCAGGGCCATTTTCCAGCCTGGGCCTTTGCGCCGGCTCAGGCCGAGCAGGCGGGAGATCCGCGCGGTGTGGGTGTCGAGGGGAACGACGAGGCGCGAAGGCGCGACCCCCGTCCACAACCCCAAATCGAGGCCGTCGTCCGGACGACAGACCCAGCGCAGGAACATGCACAGGCGTTTGCAGGCGCTGCCCCCCTGCGGACTGGGGAAAAAGTAGCGCACCCCGGCCTCGACCGGCAGGTCGGGACGGCCGTAGAGCGGGGAGACGTCGAGGGCCAGGGCGCGGCGGCAGAAAGCGGCCAGGCCCGGCCCGATATCGGGAGACCCGGGATCGTCCCCGGCCCGGAAGAACCCCTCAAGGCTCCCCGCCTCCTCCAGCATGCCCCGCAGCAGCCAGCAGAGGCAGGCGATGTCCCGGCCGGTGT
Coding sequences:
- a CDS encoding formylglycine-generating enzyme family protein — encoded protein: MAAKPLWIWIGIVAALLAAGCAGNKQQMAPANYARDLTTGMEFVLAPAGCFPMGDLWESGSKSEGPVHEVCLDAFYMGKYEVTQGQWKAVMGENPAYFQKGDDHPVEQVSIDDAREFIERLNRKSGRGYRLPTEAEWEYACRSGGKREPFCGSDQPSEVAWFDRTGGGSTQPVGQKRPNGLGLFDMSGNVWEFSSDLYGEDYYATSPRNNPQGPVEGTYSVKRGGSWSINPRFLRSTVRGRTDFDTRHYSTGFRIAFPAVP
- the trpS gene encoding tryptophan--tRNA ligase yields the protein MRVLSGIQPSGSLHLGNYFGMMKKMIEYQEKEELFCFIANYHAQTSLSDGKKLAVGTLEAAANFLALGMDPEKSTFWVQSDVPEVQELAWVLSNFTPMGLLERCHSYKDKVANKIKPNHGLFAYPVLMTADILMFHSDKVPVGKDQKQHVEVARDVAIKFNNEYGEIFTLPEPEIDQDVATVPGLDGRKMSKSYGNTIDLFLEEKALRKQIMRIVTDPTPVEDPKDPDTCNVFQIYRLFVDKEQEAALRSHYEAGGLGYGEVKQELFETVRDFFAPYTERRNELIADKDGLRKTLAAGAEKARWAAAKTLRKVRKKTGLTY
- a CDS encoding DUF4177 domain-containing protein — encoded protein: MVRYKVVETSLVTDETLEDILNEWAGQGWTFEGVQLAMREASKRPAMAFVLFTRSSDE
- a CDS encoding TIGR02757 family protein, translating into MTIRRGAGFLANDPLEYPRRYSHPRDREVAAFISAALAYGRVASIRNSLETLFALMGSSPARFVADFDPRRDGARLAGFKHRFNTGRDIACLCWLLRGMLEEAGSLEGFFRAGDDPGSPDIGPGLAAFCRRALALDVSPLYGRPDLPVEAGVRYFFPSPQGGSACKRLCMFLRWVCRPDDGLDLGLWTGVAPSRLVVPLDTHTARISRLLGLSRRKGPGWKMALEVTESLRRLDPTDPVRYDFALAHLGISEGCTGRRGEWCVACPVAGMCSVDYRE